From Novipirellula artificiosorum, the proteins below share one genomic window:
- a CDS encoding electron transfer flavoprotein subunit beta, whose protein sequence is MTTGFHIVVCGSLVPDPLQTLQPMMGASGTPELKSEMMLPSVLDPWAGHALYEAANLAKNTPGSKVWLVSVGPKARLQQLMMTLAQKVPFELVALDGSASGFIDAGSVANVMSDAIEGLTDLDRSRLLLFGGCASASRDAGATMQMVGERLSIQDQFLSVDQLTAQADGSLKILERIEGGQYLESVCEGPPVMVGWATGTLPEPKNNPQVGMMNMRTIMPALQKAQPAAVSADGVVFANVEVPQQRRDTRIVKDVSADEIARELVEWIKS, encoded by the coding sequence ATGACAACAGGATTTCACATTGTTGTATGCGGATCGTTGGTGCCGGATCCGTTGCAGACACTACAACCCATGATGGGTGCTTCAGGAACTCCTGAACTGAAGAGCGAAATGATGCTGCCATCGGTGCTCGACCCTTGGGCAGGACACGCGCTGTATGAAGCGGCGAATTTGGCCAAGAACACCCCCGGCAGCAAGGTTTGGCTTGTCAGTGTCGGGCCGAAAGCGCGTCTGCAGCAACTCATGATGACGCTTGCACAGAAGGTTCCGTTTGAGTTGGTCGCCTTGGACGGTTCGGCGAGCGGTTTTATCGACGCGGGTAGTGTCGCAAACGTGATGAGCGATGCCATCGAGGGACTGACCGATTTGGACCGATCGCGACTGCTCTTATTTGGTGGCTGTGCATCCGCGTCGCGTGACGCGGGAGCGACGATGCAGATGGTGGGCGAACGACTGTCGATTCAGGATCAGTTCTTGTCCGTGGATCAGTTGACGGCCCAAGCGGATGGGTCGCTCAAGATCTTAGAGCGGATCGAAGGGGGGCAATACTTGGAATCGGTATGTGAGGGGCCGCCCGTGATGGTGGGTTGGGCAACCGGGACGCTTCCGGAGCCCAAGAACAATCCCCAAGTAGGCATGATGAACATGCGGACGATCATGCCCGCGTTACAAAAAGCACAGCCTGCCGCCGTCAGCGCCGACGGCGTGGTGTTCGCCAATGTCGAAGTGCCTCAGCAGCGTCGTGACACACGCATCGTCAAGGATGTGTCGGCAGACGAGATTGCCCGCGAATTGGTCGAGTGGATCAAGAGTTAA
- a CDS encoding acyl-CoA dehydrogenase family protein — protein sequence MQTLPTDEVRQIMWRYAERYDLQMLVQSTRSVARGVVARLVADGERNTHEWTAAKDEMLKAYDEAGVTAMMSKPQYGGYLDGPKNFVMALAAFELAWVDAGAATCCLAAGLALEPIIERGTPEQVEEYLTRSVPPQPGEDRKIARGAFCLTEPLPYVGVDTGIMCGKVRVANWEDGQEPMLQVDKRGRFITNMDYASFVVAAVESDDDRIKGTCMVILEEDDEGVYDRGAVTHKLVHQLSSTRDPIFHMTVPASRIVGGYTIVDGVIVPNHNHGKVLEAVFARTRVPVGVMTAAKLLSAVEPIIRYQRGRFRGGEGAPGTPRYDLGLQMKEDVLHRLVDVWATGEAATSLGLAAARHFDEFEELDKTRDELYAAAGARSVREVLKLRKQTEKLALEYLELLAEPEEERDQERLAELKSNRLVEYMVGESLSNILSPATKLWNTGQGANMMREAVSLMGGYGITEDCPGFLPQKWMDSQLEATYEGPESVQRRQLIVTMTSELFLTQFQGWITELRRLASDRPGTGACALGSAMELWLWTYRHLQEAKDADGKPLYRDKRQGATFPMADALAWLLACRCQVLDCLELEKKGAENPVLADALPGYVQFFTDLCHVQTAHAAGEVGRICADLVYGYNRHPSWEPTCEACAQAGEIDCLEGLIPGISVGTRLTSDVVESDGSHANKAGPCPRFAGIEGFISRRNKLDGCLTGSRLAKDRAGNVLAQVMIPEALDYPS from the coding sequence ATGCAAACCTTACCGACCGACGAGGTCCGGCAAATCATGTGGCGTTACGCCGAGCGATATGACCTGCAGATGCTTGTGCAGTCCACTCGTTCGGTTGCTCGAGGCGTGGTGGCACGGTTGGTGGCCGATGGTGAGCGGAACACGCATGAATGGACCGCTGCCAAAGATGAGATGTTAAAGGCTTACGACGAGGCAGGCGTGACGGCGATGATGTCCAAGCCGCAGTATGGCGGATACCTCGACGGCCCCAAGAACTTCGTGATGGCGCTGGCTGCCTTCGAGCTGGCGTGGGTCGATGCGGGTGCAGCGACTTGTTGTCTCGCTGCTGGCTTGGCGCTTGAGCCGATCATCGAACGAGGCACACCAGAGCAAGTCGAAGAATACCTCACTCGTTCGGTCCCACCGCAGCCCGGTGAAGACCGCAAGATCGCGCGCGGTGCGTTTTGTCTGACCGAACCGTTGCCGTACGTCGGCGTCGACACGGGGATTATGTGTGGCAAGGTCCGAGTGGCCAATTGGGAAGACGGCCAAGAGCCGATGTTGCAGGTCGACAAGCGTGGTCGTTTTATCACCAACATGGACTACGCCAGCTTTGTCGTGGCAGCCGTCGAATCCGACGATGATCGCATCAAGGGTACCTGCATGGTGATCCTCGAAGAAGACGACGAAGGCGTTTACGATCGTGGTGCCGTGACGCATAAGCTCGTGCATCAGCTTTCCTCGACTCGTGATCCCATCTTTCACATGACCGTGCCTGCATCACGCATCGTCGGTGGGTACACCATCGTGGACGGAGTGATCGTTCCGAATCATAATCACGGCAAAGTGCTCGAGGCTGTTTTTGCCCGGACGCGAGTTCCCGTCGGCGTGATGACCGCTGCGAAGTTGCTTTCTGCGGTGGAGCCGATCATTCGTTACCAACGCGGTCGTTTTCGTGGCGGGGAAGGTGCTCCGGGGACACCCCGCTATGACCTCGGTTTGCAGATGAAGGAAGACGTGCTTCACCGTCTGGTCGATGTCTGGGCAACGGGTGAGGCCGCAACCTCCCTTGGGCTCGCTGCTGCGAGGCATTTTGATGAGTTCGAGGAATTGGACAAAACCCGAGACGAACTCTATGCCGCGGCAGGAGCTCGCAGTGTCCGCGAGGTCTTGAAACTGCGCAAACAGACCGAGAAGTTAGCGCTTGAGTACCTTGAACTGCTTGCCGAACCCGAGGAAGAACGGGATCAAGAACGCTTGGCAGAGCTGAAATCCAATCGGTTGGTTGAATACATGGTTGGCGAGTCGTTGTCGAATATCTTGTCTCCAGCAACGAAGTTGTGGAACACCGGGCAGGGTGCGAACATGATGCGCGAGGCGGTCAGTTTGATGGGCGGCTATGGCATCACCGAAGATTGCCCTGGATTCCTGCCGCAAAAGTGGATGGACTCGCAGTTGGAAGCGACCTACGAAGGTCCCGAATCGGTTCAACGAAGACAGTTGATCGTGACCATGACGAGTGAGTTGTTTCTGACGCAATTCCAAGGCTGGATTACCGAACTGCGGCGGTTGGCGTCCGATCGACCTGGTACCGGGGCTTGCGCTCTGGGATCGGCGATGGAGCTTTGGCTATGGACCTACCGCCACTTGCAAGAGGCCAAAGATGCCGACGGCAAGCCGCTTTATCGGGACAAGCGTCAAGGCGCAACGTTCCCAATGGCCGATGCACTTGCTTGGCTATTGGCTTGTCGGTGTCAGGTGCTTGATTGTTTGGAACTGGAAAAGAAGGGTGCCGAGAATCCGGTCTTGGCGGATGCGTTGCCTGGATATGTTCAGTTTTTTACCGATCTTTGCCATGTCCAAACGGCGCATGCAGCGGGCGAGGTGGGGCGAATCTGCGCGGACCTTGTTTACGGCTACAATCGTCATCCGAGCTGGGAGCCCACGTGCGAAGCGTGTGCTCAGGCTGGCGAGATCGATTGCCTCGAAGGGCTCATCCCTGGCATCAGTGTCGGGACGCGTCTGACCAGCGACGTTGTGGAATCGGACGGTTCGCACGCCAACAAAGCTGGCCCCTGCCCGCGCTTTGCTGGCATCGAAGGGTTCATCAGTCGCCGCAACAAATTGGACGGCTGCTTGACGGGATCTCGTTTGGCGAAGGATCGCGCCGGCAACGTTTTGGCCCAAGTGATGATTCCGGAAGCTCTCGATTACCCCAGCTAA
- a CDS encoding electron transfer flavoprotein subunit beta/FixA family protein, with protein MTALPVADTLACHQAVQLFLECATVPYDSVILVKQVPDTAHVTTDAMRADGTVNRGALPTIFNPEDLHALESALELRDRYGGTITALSMGPPKAADVLRECLFRGVDRVILLTDRRAAASDTLATSYILAQAVKTIGRFDFVFAGRQAIDGDTAQVGPQCAEKLGVTQLTYLEELVHVEEDVVRVRRNVGNGWEIVEAPLPVLITVMDTANEPRPPAARKALRHKRARIEAEVVAAVKAERKEASKDDQAIEVARRCKSLRERGLLIEQWNLDDIGADLQRCGLAGSPTKVFRVQSIVLTKEGYTEIAPTEEGARQLIQELVIDRTLG; from the coding sequence TTGACCGCCCTACCCGTCGCTGATACCCTCGCCTGCCATCAAGCCGTTCAACTGTTCTTGGAGTGCGCGACAGTGCCTTACGACAGCGTCATATTGGTCAAGCAGGTCCCCGACACGGCTCACGTCACGACCGATGCGATGCGGGCCGATGGAACGGTGAATCGCGGTGCCTTGCCGACGATCTTCAACCCCGAGGATCTTCATGCGTTGGAGTCGGCTCTCGAACTTCGCGATCGCTACGGTGGAACCATCACGGCACTCAGCATGGGGCCTCCGAAAGCAGCGGACGTGTTACGTGAGTGCTTGTTCCGCGGCGTCGACCGCGTCATCTTGCTGACCGACCGACGGGCCGCCGCCAGCGACACGTTGGCAACCAGCTATATCTTGGCCCAAGCCGTCAAAACCATCGGCAGGTTTGACTTCGTGTTCGCCGGGCGGCAAGCCATTGATGGCGATACGGCTCAGGTGGGCCCCCAGTGTGCGGAAAAACTTGGCGTCACTCAGTTAACTTACTTGGAAGAACTCGTCCACGTCGAGGAAGATGTGGTGCGAGTGCGCAGGAACGTCGGCAACGGTTGGGAAATTGTGGAAGCACCGCTGCCCGTGCTGATCACCGTGATGGACACCGCCAACGAACCCCGCCCACCGGCTGCCCGAAAAGCGTTGCGTCACAAACGTGCCCGCATCGAAGCGGAAGTGGTCGCGGCAGTCAAAGCGGAAAGGAAAGAGGCTTCCAAGGACGATCAGGCCATCGAGGTTGCTCGCCGCTGTAAGTCACTTCGAGAGCGAGGCCTGTTGATCGAGCAGTGGAATCTGGACGATATCGGGGCCGACCTTCAACGCTGTGGGCTAGCCGGCTCACCCACGAAAGTTTTTCGTGTCCAGTCGATCGTCCTCACCAAGGAAGGCTACACCGAAATCGCTCCCACCGAAGAGGGTGCTCGGCAACTCATTCAAGAACTCGTTATTGATCGGACGCTGGGATAA
- a CDS encoding electron transfer flavoprotein subunit alpha/FixB family protein yields MIEPNRQGEVWVFAEQEDGTIPDVVLELCGKARALADQLGVKAGAVLAGSDRGSLPAQLIAHGIDNLYVVEDKRLEHFQTSPYTRIVCSLIQKHEPQIVLYGATALGRDLAPRVASEMRAGMTADCTDLQIQDVTDPRTKQVHENLLLQIRPAFGGNIIATIVNYDWWPQMATVREGVMPLQEPDLARSGQVIAEPVELDDSLFPVKLIERHIEPRTVNLKGARVIVAGGGGVGSRDSFKLIHELAGAIGGAVGASRAAVDGGYIGKEHQIGQTGTTVRPALYIAAGISGAVQHRAGMEESAKIIAINTDPEAPIFSVAHYGIVGDMRKVIPLLVKSLKERR; encoded by the coding sequence ATGATCGAACCGAATCGACAAGGAGAAGTTTGGGTCTTCGCCGAACAAGAAGACGGCACGATCCCGGATGTCGTGCTCGAGCTATGTGGAAAAGCCCGCGCGCTTGCCGATCAGTTGGGTGTCAAAGCCGGTGCGGTGCTAGCGGGTTCCGATCGAGGGAGCCTGCCCGCCCAATTGATTGCCCACGGGATTGATAACCTCTACGTCGTGGAGGACAAGCGACTCGAACATTTCCAAACCAGTCCCTACACACGAATCGTGTGCAGTTTGATCCAGAAACATGAGCCCCAGATTGTGCTGTATGGCGCAACCGCGTTGGGCCGTGACTTAGCGCCGCGTGTGGCATCCGAGATGCGTGCCGGGATGACCGCGGATTGTACGGATCTCCAAATTCAAGACGTCACTGATCCGCGGACCAAACAAGTTCACGAGAACCTGCTGCTGCAAATCCGCCCAGCGTTCGGTGGCAACATTATCGCCACCATTGTCAACTATGATTGGTGGCCACAGATGGCAACGGTTCGCGAAGGTGTCATGCCGCTTCAAGAACCGGACCTGGCACGCTCGGGTCAAGTCATCGCGGAACCGGTCGAATTAGACGATTCGTTGTTCCCGGTGAAGTTGATTGAGCGCCACATTGAACCGCGAACCGTTAACCTCAAAGGTGCAAGAGTCATCGTTGCAGGCGGTGGCGGCGTGGGTAGCCGAGACAGCTTTAAGTTGATTCACGAATTGGCTGGAGCCATCGGCGGAGCCGTGGGAGCGAGTCGCGCGGCAGTGGATGGCGGCTACATCGGCAAAGAACACCAAATCGGCCAGACCGGTACGACCGTGCGTCCCGCGCTGTATATCGCGGCAGGAATCAGCGGTGCAGTCCAGCACCGCGCGGGAATGGAAGAATCGGCAAAGATCATCGCGATCAACACCGACCCAGAGGCACCGATCTTCTCCGTGGCCCATTACGGCATTGTTGGCGACATGAGGAAGGTGATCCCCTTGTTGGTCAAATCGCTGAAAGAACGACGGTAG
- a CDS encoding acyl-CoA dehydrogenase family protein: MANYFLDNQDIQFLFSHIEMQQLAALQERFAENGDADYAPTSSAEAVEDYHRVLQITGHVAATNIAPNAERVDRDGNLLNQDGTVTLHPCVRENLDWMAKADLLGFTVPRKYGGLNCPNLIYTIATEIVARADASFMNIFGLQGIAETVNAYASQEIKDEILPQFAEGKVTGAMVLTEPDAGSDLQAVRLRAHQDEHGNWLLNGVKRFITNGCGEILLTLARSEPEMSDGLGLSLFLSERCDQIKVRHLEKKLGIHGSPTCELVYENAPARLIGERKRGLITYVLALMNGARVGIAAQSLGIAEAAYRLARTYAHTRHQFGMPIEKLPAIAEMVTDMQVAIEAARALTYETSCICDKENNAMRLVEWHADQLEKEELKSLKKEVRQLKRINSMLTPMSKYYASEMCCRVADDAIQVLGGSGYMKDYAAERHLRDARITTIYEGTSQLQIVAAIRGVLSGVFDSWAVDFEQKEYDDLMLTELKQKLITGRSQLSEAIIFVKKQPASYADLAARRLVDGAIAIMTGHLLLDQATNNERKKRVAKRFVQLKMPILKMNTEQVLSGDSMPLDEFQLLAGPVPTTA, encoded by the coding sequence GTGGCAAATTATTTTCTTGATAACCAAGACATTCAATTCCTCTTCTCGCACATCGAGATGCAGCAGTTGGCTGCCCTTCAAGAGCGGTTTGCCGAAAACGGGGATGCCGACTATGCACCCACCAGCAGCGCCGAGGCTGTCGAAGACTACCACCGTGTTCTTCAAATCACCGGACACGTGGCTGCCACAAACATCGCCCCCAACGCGGAACGGGTTGACCGAGATGGCAACTTGCTCAATCAGGATGGCACGGTCACTTTACACCCCTGTGTTCGGGAAAACCTTGACTGGATGGCAAAAGCGGATTTGCTTGGTTTCACCGTACCGCGGAAGTACGGAGGTCTGAATTGTCCGAATTTGATCTACACCATCGCGACGGAAATTGTCGCCCGCGCCGACGCCTCGTTCATGAATATCTTTGGCTTGCAAGGCATCGCGGAAACGGTCAATGCCTACGCCAGCCAGGAAATCAAAGACGAAATCTTGCCCCAGTTTGCCGAAGGCAAAGTGACCGGCGCGATGGTGTTGACGGAACCCGATGCGGGAAGTGATCTGCAGGCGGTCCGACTCCGAGCCCACCAAGATGAGCATGGCAATTGGCTTCTCAACGGCGTCAAACGATTCATCACCAACGGCTGTGGCGAAATCCTGTTGACGCTGGCACGCAGTGAACCCGAAATGAGTGACGGGTTGGGTTTGAGTCTGTTCCTTTCTGAACGTTGCGACCAAATCAAGGTTCGACACCTCGAAAAGAAACTGGGAATTCATGGATCCCCCACATGCGAGTTGGTCTACGAAAATGCACCCGCTCGATTGATCGGGGAACGTAAACGCGGCTTGATCACGTACGTCCTCGCATTGATGAACGGCGCTCGCGTCGGCATTGCAGCACAATCACTCGGCATTGCGGAAGCGGCCTATCGGCTGGCGAGAACGTACGCCCACACTCGGCACCAATTCGGCATGCCGATTGAAAAATTGCCGGCGATCGCTGAAATGGTTACCGACATGCAGGTCGCCATCGAGGCGGCGAGAGCGCTGACTTACGAAACGAGTTGCATCTGCGACAAGGAAAATAATGCGATGCGGTTGGTCGAATGGCACGCAGATCAACTTGAAAAAGAAGAGCTGAAGTCGCTAAAGAAGGAAGTCCGCCAGCTAAAGCGAATCAACAGCATGCTGACCCCGATGAGCAAGTACTACGCATCGGAAATGTGCTGCCGCGTTGCCGATGATGCCATCCAAGTTCTTGGAGGGTCGGGGTACATGAAAGACTATGCCGCAGAACGTCATTTGCGTGATGCGCGAATCACGACGATCTACGAAGGCACCAGCCAACTTCAAATCGTTGCGGCCATCCGTGGCGTCCTTTCCGGTGTGTTCGATAGCTGGGCCGTCGATTTTGAGCAAAAAGAATACGATGATTTGATGCTCACCGAACTGAAACAAAAACTGATCACCGGACGCTCACAACTGAGTGAAGCGATTATCTTTGTCAAGAAACAGCCGGCTTCTTATGCGGACCTTGCTGCACGAAGGCTGGTCGATGGCGCCATCGCAATCATGACCGGCCACTTATTGCTGGATCAAGCAACGAACAACGAACGCAAAAAACGTGTTGCCAAACGGTTTGTCCAATTGAAGATGCCGATTCTAAAGATGAACACCGAGCAAGTCCTTTCCGGCGACAGCATGCCCCTCGACGAGTTCCAACTGCTGGCGGGTCCGGTCCCCACGACGGCCTAG
- a CDS encoding homocitrate synthase/isopropylmalate synthase family protein: MKTQDQIWLIDSTLRDGEQRADVAFSHEQRKAIAVMLDHLGIPEIEVGTPAAGQDEIDSIRRLVDLGLDCRLTGWCRALTEDLDAAEQANLTAVHFSLPVSCVLLSALGRDRGWVLGQLHRLLLDATRRFEFVSVGMQDASRTDVSFLLDLACTAAMHGADRVRIADTVGVWDPLATWDVVGLIREAVPDIELGFHGHNDLGMATANSLAALQAGADSVDVTVNGLGERAGNAALEEVVMAMKIVLKCTTSYKSETLSSLSDYVAQASGVPIAAHKPIVGKQVFRHESGIHVRAMQRDRRSYEPFAPAEVGQADSVTVLGKHSGRAALHQAFAESGIELNPEQLMDLLQRVREQASSLGRSLLPAEVMRLYESRST; encoded by the coding sequence ATGAAGACGCAGGACCAGATCTGGCTCATTGACAGCACGCTGCGAGACGGCGAGCAACGTGCGGACGTTGCATTTTCACACGAGCAGCGCAAAGCGATTGCCGTGATGCTCGATCATCTCGGGATTCCGGAAATCGAAGTTGGCACACCCGCGGCAGGGCAGGATGAAATCGACTCGATCCGGCGTTTGGTTGATCTCGGGCTTGATTGTCGCTTGACCGGTTGGTGTCGTGCGTTGACCGAAGATCTCGATGCGGCTGAACAAGCAAACCTCACCGCCGTGCATTTTTCCTTGCCGGTTTCGTGTGTCCTTCTTTCCGCTCTCGGTCGTGATCGCGGTTGGGTTCTTGGTCAACTCCATCGATTGTTGCTGGATGCTACCCGCCGCTTCGAGTTTGTTTCGGTAGGGATGCAGGATGCATCGCGAACCGATGTTTCTTTCCTCCTTGACCTCGCTTGCACCGCTGCGATGCACGGTGCTGACCGAGTTCGAATCGCGGACACCGTTGGTGTTTGGGATCCGCTAGCGACTTGGGACGTTGTTGGTTTGATTCGTGAAGCGGTCCCAGACATTGAGTTGGGTTTCCATGGACATAACGATCTTGGCATGGCAACGGCGAATTCACTTGCGGCACTGCAGGCGGGTGCCGATAGTGTTGACGTCACCGTCAACGGGCTTGGGGAGCGAGCTGGCAACGCCGCATTGGAGGAAGTCGTGATGGCGATGAAAATCGTGCTCAAGTGCACAACGTCTTACAAGAGCGAGACGCTGTCTTCGCTAAGCGATTATGTCGCTCAGGCGAGTGGCGTTCCGATCGCAGCTCACAAGCCGATCGTGGGCAAACAGGTTTTTCGGCATGAATCCGGCATTCACGTTCGAGCCATGCAGAGGGATCGCCGTAGTTATGAACCGTTTGCGCCCGCGGAAGTCGGCCAAGCGGATTCGGTCACGGTGCTAGGCAAACACTCTGGACGCGCCGCATTGCACCAAGCCTTTGCAGAATCGGGGATCGAGTTGAATCCTGAGCAACTCATGGATCTGCTTCAGCGGGTGCGCGAGCAGGCGAGTTCGTTGGGGCGATCCTTGCTCCCCGCGGAAGTGATGCGGCTTTACGAATCCCGCTCAACCTGA
- a CDS encoding (2Fe-2S) ferredoxin domain-containing protein, which yields MEKPQYHLLVCNSARASGELKGVCHKKGASDLPQYLENEILDRGLDALVSTTSCFKMCNKGPVLTVYPNGWWYGSIDEDKIDEILDALEEGQPAEELLMA from the coding sequence ATGGAAAAGCCTCAATATCACCTTCTTGTTTGTAATAGTGCACGTGCTAGCGGTGAACTCAAAGGGGTTTGCCACAAAAAGGGAGCGTCGGACTTGCCGCAGTACTTGGAAAACGAAATTCTCGATCGTGGACTGGATGCATTGGTGTCGACCACCAGTTGTTTCAAGATGTGCAACAAAGGACCGGTGCTAACGGTCTATCCAAACGGATGGTGGTATGGATCGATCGATGAAGACAAGATCGACGAGATCCTCGATGCTCTCGAAGAGGGACAACCCGCCGAAGAGTTGTTAATGGCCTAG
- a CDS encoding radical SAM protein has product MTIDTSMHPCFSASAKHKFGRIHLPVAPKCNISCNFCNRKFDCANESRPGVTSTVLSPAQAALYLQKVKALVECPITVVGIAGPGDPFANPEETMETLRRVRADDSQIILCIASNGLNLEPYVEELAELQTSHVTVTVNAVDPKIGAKIYRWVRPQPNKVYRGEEGAQYLLDCQLASIHALKRCGITVKINTIVMPGVNDHHISEITQKMADLGVDIQNCMALVPVEGTPFAELDAPEPKQMMEIRQQIRQVLPQMSHCARCRADAVGLLGEANSELIQDALIEAATGPLNPMDDRPYVAVASLEGMLVNQHLGESEQLWIFARDPDGEFEMVETRPTPLPGSGSRRWEDLAERLIDCRAVLAAHAGPSPKTTLAKAGIRVMVAEGLIDEALELVYSGQKPRMPLRVSAAGSGCDSDGIGCSPCSGPGTGCG; this is encoded by the coding sequence ATGACCATCGACACCTCAATGCACCCGTGTTTTAGCGCCAGTGCCAAACACAAGTTTGGGCGGATTCATTTGCCGGTTGCTCCCAAGTGCAACATCAGTTGCAATTTCTGCAACCGAAAGTTCGACTGTGCAAATGAAAGTCGGCCTGGCGTCACGAGTACGGTTCTCTCACCGGCACAGGCGGCATTGTACCTGCAGAAAGTCAAAGCCTTGGTCGAGTGTCCGATCACCGTTGTCGGGATTGCAGGGCCTGGTGATCCGTTTGCGAATCCAGAAGAAACGATGGAAACGCTGCGACGGGTTCGGGCAGATGACTCCCAGATCATTCTTTGTATCGCATCGAACGGCTTGAATTTGGAGCCGTATGTGGAAGAGTTGGCTGAGCTTCAAACGAGTCATGTTACGGTCACGGTCAACGCGGTCGATCCGAAGATTGGTGCCAAAATCTATCGTTGGGTGCGACCACAGCCAAACAAAGTCTATCGTGGCGAAGAGGGGGCTCAGTATTTGCTGGATTGTCAGCTCGCGTCCATTCACGCGTTGAAGCGATGTGGGATCACGGTCAAGATCAACACGATTGTCATGCCGGGCGTGAACGATCACCACATTTCGGAAATCACACAAAAGATGGCCGATCTTGGCGTGGACATTCAAAACTGTATGGCCTTGGTTCCGGTTGAAGGAACCCCGTTTGCGGAATTGGATGCGCCCGAACCAAAACAGATGATGGAGATTCGTCAACAGATTCGCCAAGTGTTACCGCAGATGTCCCATTGTGCTCGTTGCCGTGCGGATGCCGTGGGACTGCTCGGTGAAGCCAATTCGGAATTGATTCAAGACGCGTTGATTGAAGCAGCGACCGGGCCGCTCAACCCAATGGACGATCGCCCCTACGTGGCCGTCGCTTCGTTGGAGGGGATGTTGGTGAATCAGCATCTGGGTGAATCGGAACAGCTCTGGATCTTCGCTCGTGATCCGGATGGCGAGTTCGAAATGGTGGAAACTCGTCCGACCCCACTTCCCGGTAGTGGTTCGCGTCGTTGGGAAGACTTGGCGGAGCGGCTGATCGATTGTCGAGCGGTCTTGGCGGCTCATGCGGGCCCCTCGCCTAAAACCACTCTGGCCAAGGCAGGCATTCGCGTGATGGTCGCCGAAGGCTTGATCGACGAAGCACTTGAATTGGTGTACTCAGGCCAGAAGCCTCGAATGCCGCTGCGTGTATCCGCGGCGGGGTCGGGGTGTGACTCGGATGGAATCGGTTGCAGTCCGTGCAGCGGACCCGGTACGGGATGTGGTTAA